In Tenacibaculum sp. 190524A02b, the genomic stretch TAGTAAATTAACTACAGATATTATGTTACGGGTGGATGATCATAATAGAATAGAAGAATTTTTCTCAAATCATTCACTTCAATTCTGTGTATCAATTATTGTATTTATTATTTACTCAATATTATTATTAAACTATTCTTCTTTAGTTTTTGGTTTTTTCTTATTCGTTTCAGCTTTATCCATACTTTGGGTATATCGTTTTCAAAATCAAAGAAAATACATAGACTATAAAAGGTTTGAAATTGAAACGGAGAATAAAAATATCTTATACGAAATAGTAAATGGTATTTCAGATCTTAAAATAAACAATGCTACAACCTACAAAACATCTCAATGGCAAAAAACAGAAACTGACCTGTTTGAGCTAAACAAGAAAACAATGCTTTTAGAATTAAAACAAAGCATAGGTATCAATTATATGTCACAACTTAAAAACACCTTAATTATAGGATATGTTGCCTATTTGGTAATTGGTGGAGAATTAACATTTGGAGCGCTTTTAAGTATATCATTTATTATAGGTCAATTAACACTTCCTATTGAAAGTTTTATTCAATATTTGTATTCATATCAGGACGCTTCTATTAGCATTGATAGGCTTTCTGATGTGTATAGAAAAAAAGATGAAGAACAACTTTTTTTAGAGCATAAACAACAAGAAGAGACAGATAATTTCCCAAACAATAATGCTATTAGTTTTACAAATGCAAGATATTCTTATTTAGGACCTAACTCTCCTTCTTTATTTGAAAATTTAAATATTAATTTTCCTCTTAATAAAGTTACAGCTATAGTAGGTACAAGTGGAAGTGGTAAAACAACAATCATTAAACTCCTTCTTAAATATTACCAATTATTGGAAGGTGAAATTAGATATAAAGGAAAAAATGTAGATTCAATAGAACCAAATAAATGGAGAGATTTGATTAGTGTTGTTTTTCAAGAGGGATATATTTTTTCTGACTCCGTACAAGGTAATATTACATTAGGAGCTGAATTTGATAAACAACGCTTTGAAAAAGCCGTATACCTATCAAATAGTTATGAGTTTATTAACAAACTTCCTCAAAAAGAATTGACTAAAATTGGTGAAAATGGTTTAGGCTTAAGTAAAGGACAAATTCAACGTATTCTAATTGCTAGAGCAATGTATAAAGACCCTGAGATTATTATATTAGACGAAGCTACTTCTGCACTTGATGCTGAAAACGAAAGAATAATTCACGATAATCTACAAGAATTCTTTAAAAACAGAACTGTAATTATTATAGCACACAGATTAAGTACTGTAAAAAATGCCGATAAAATAATTGTTCTTAAAAATGGAAAAGTAATTGAAGAAGGACCTCATAAAATGCTTGTAGAAGAAAAAGGAGACTATTATAGCTTAGTTAAAAATCAATTAGAATTAGGGAATTAAAAAAATACTTATAGGGTTTTCAGGTACTTGTTTAAGGGTTTCTGACTATTAAACATTTAGGGATTGTACTTATTTCACAGCATCTAATTTCTACATACTTTTACTATGTGTTAAAGTTGGTAAATTAATCAACTTATAATAATTCAAGGGGAAAATACCTACTTTAAAAAAGTAGGTATTTTTAATCAAATTTCTCCTAGAAAATAAATTTAAAAGTGTAATTTTTTCATTGTTGAATTAATATAATCCCCATTATTTTTTTTCAAAAGAACCACATACCCTGTGGTTTTTTTTGGTTATTAAGTTAACTGAACCTTACTTTTCCTCCATTCACCGATATATAAGCTCCATTCACCGTTTTATAAAAAATTCTTCTAAAGTATCATGTACTTTTATCATATAGTTAAAAAAATAGCTTTTTTGTTAGTAGTTTGTTATAAAAAGTATCCTTTAGAAGGGGGGATACTTTTTATTTTTTTACTCATCTTTTATATAACTCAATAACATTCCAATATTTTCAATATCTACCTGCTCAAAGCGTGGAGTGTGAAAATTTATAGTATCCGTTTTTGAAAGATATTTATACAATGCTAAACTGTCTATTTTAATATTTCCTAACGCTGGGCCAATTAATTTTTTGTCTATTTTATGGCAACTAGCACATAAAATTCGAAAAAGCTTCTTTCCTTCTCTTTGGTATTCATTCAAAACATTTCCACATCTTGGAGTTATTGTTCCACACTCAATTACTTCCTTTTTAGTTAAAGATAAATTGGGAAGTACTATTATATAAACCACCCCTAAAAAAGCAATTGCATAGGATAATAGCATTTTGTTTTTAATACTCATTAATTATTCCTCAATTCTTCTTGAGCCATTTCATACTCTTCAGGTGTATTAATATTTCTAATAAAACTGTCATCTACTTCTACAAGTTCTACCTCTGAATTAATCAGCATTTTTCTAGGACAAGAATATCCTTGCGCTAAATATTGTAATAATTTTCCATAAGCTTTAGGTTCGTAAATAGTTATCAAAGGCTCCGGAAATTCCTTCCCTTTTCCTTTAATTGCTGTAGCTACTTTACTTGGATTCCTTTTTTGCAACAATAGTTTAATAAGTTCTTCATTCACAAAAGGAACATCCGTTGCCATAACTAACCAAGCGGTATTAGGATTTTTTTGAAAAGCAGAACAAATACCTCCAAATGGCCCTAAATTCACAAAAGTATCTGGTATCTCAGTTTCAATTTCATTATTTTGTTGAACCGAATAATAGGTTTTTAAGGAACAGTTCTCTAATAACTCTTTTGCATATTCTTTTTGAGGTTTTCCAAAGTAATTTAATTCAGATTTATTAGTACCCATTCTGGTACTCTTCCCTCCTATTAAAACCAATCCATTTACCGGAGCAATATGTTCTTCTACTAAACCTTGAATATGATTAGTTATTTTATCTACCTCATTAATGTGATAACTAGTTAAGTTTTTTATGTTTGGAAACTTTTCTAACAAACAGTCAAAATACACAGTGTCTTCACTCAACTTAATAATAAACTGAATATTTGTGAGCTGATGTAGCCTCTTTTTTATGGAAGCTTCTTTCTCTTTATCTAAAATTAAAATTTGCTTTGCTCCTTCATAATGATTTCCATTAACAAACACTAAATCATGATTGTAAAACTGTAATCGTTGTTCATATTTATTAATACTAGAAGAAGTTGTTATTTGTAAATTTCCTTCATGATGAAATGTATATTCCGTTAGGATGTTAGATGCAACATCTTTTGCATGAGAAGCATCAAAATAGCCTAAATTATAGGTTGAAAGTTTTGCAGAAACCTTGTAAACTAAATCGGCAATGGTACTACACTTTGTTCCTAAAACAGCTACTTCATTAGGCGCAAAATTATCATTATGTTTTCTTAATAAATTGGTATGTTTGGTATGTTTTTTATCCATTTTTAATATCTGATTTCCCTCCGGTTTTCTCTACTAATTTAACTTCTTTAATTACCATTTTTTGACTAATAGCTTTACACATGTCGTATATAGTCAAACAAGTAGCAGAAGCTCCTGTTAACGCCTCCATTTCTACCCCTGTTTTTCCTTCAATAGTCACTTTACAAAACACTTCAATATGCATATCATCTACAATAGTAATATCAATATCAACCCCATTAATTAACAATGGATGACACATTGGAATAATATCTGATGTCTTTTTTACAGCCTGAATTCCTGCAATAATTGCTGTTTGAAAAACGGGTCCTTTTTTAGTAATTAATTCATCATTTGTAAAATGATTAATTACTTCTTCTCCTAAAAACATAGTTGCTTTAGCAATAGCCACTCGTTTCGTCACTTTTTTATCAGAAACGTTAACCATTTTAGGTTGATTTTTTTCGTTTAAATGTGTAAAACTCATTTAATAGATAGTTTTGAGTGTTTAATGTTTAGTTTTTAGTTAATTTTTTTTGAGATGTTTTTACAACCACGGTGATAACATAATTAATTATCAAAAGTACATTTATATTTATAATAGTAAAACCATCAAACTGATTTAGTTTCCAGTATAGAAACTAAAAACCAAACACTAAAAATTAAAAATTTCTATATAGAATCACAGGAAAAACCGTTCCTTTTTTAAATGTTATTTCTTCAGTTTTTGGCAACTCAATAAATCCATCAGCATCAATTAAACTGGCCAAATCTCCAGAACCATTTGCTTTAACTGGCGTCGCTTTAAGCTCACTATTTTCAACAGACAGTTTTACCTGTAAAAAGTAGGTTAAGTTTGGCTTAAAAATTACATCTTCTGTTAAAACAGCCGCTTCTATTTTTTGCGCAACACCTACAGATTTATAGTACCAAGGGTAAAAATATGCCATCCCATTTACAAAAGTAGATACAGGGTTCCCTGGAAACGCAAATACACAGCAATTATCAGTAATTCCACTCCAAAAAGGCTTTCCTGGACGTTGTGCTACTTTATGAAATAGTTTTTCTACACCTAACCCATCTAACACCTCAGGTAAAAAATCGAATTTTCCTTTACTAACCGCTCCGCTAAATAATAGGGCATCGTACTCTTTTAAGTATTCTTTTATCTTTTCTTTTAAAACCTCTTTATCATCAGTCAAATGTACTGTTTCAGAAGGAATTTTCAACCTATCTAATAAAGATACCAAAGTGTATACATTACTTCTTCTTATTTGGTGTGCTAATGGTGTTTCTTCAACACCTACCAATTCATCACCAGTAGAAACAATCATCACTTTAGGTTGTTTAGCTACTTTTACTTTGCTTTTTCCAACTGTAGCCAAAACACCAATTTCTGCCGGAGAAACAATGGTGTTCTTTTTAATTAAAACAGTTCCTTGTTCTTTATCTGAACCTTGGTAATGTATGTTTTGCCCTTCCTTAATAGTATCTACCGTTACCGTTGCCATTAGCGTATTTACTTCTACATCTTCATAACGAATCACTGTATCTGTATTTTCTGGTAACACTGCGCCTGTCATTACTTCATAACAATGCGTTGCATTTTCCATTTTTTCTTGCGCACTTCCTGCTGGCTGAATCCCTTCAATTTTAAAATCACGAACACCATATTCAAAAAAACGATAGTTGATTGCAATACCATCCATGGCTACTCTATTGAAAGGTGGAAAATCTCTATCGGCAATAATATCTTCTTTTAAAACTCTTCCAACTGCATCTATAAAAGGAATTTCTTCCTCACCAAAATCACGGGTGTGATTTAAAATTTTATCTGTTGCTTCTTTTACTGAAATCATATAATTATAACGTCTAAAAAAGGTCCTTTAAAAAGAAAAAATATAACTAATAATATTAACACGGTAAAAAATGAATTCCGTTGAATTATATTATTCTCCATGTTATATTTAAAAATCAAATATATTAAGTAAATCAATGGTAAAAGAAGAGGAATGTAATTAAATAGAAAACTAATATACGGTTTATCAGTAATTTTTGACGCTTCATTTCCAGAACCAAAAACTAGAAAAAATAAAAAAGTATTTAGAAAAACTAGAAGCAGTGAAATTAAACAAAAGATTAAGGTATTTAAAGTTACTGTTTTATAATTAATCATAAGAATAGTTTTTTACCCACCAATAGTTGACATGCTTTCAGAAACTTTTCCTTTAGTTCTGTTGGCTTCAGCTACAAAACCATTTTTAGGTTTTTGTTTTACCAAGGATAAAAACAATTCCTTTAAATCTTCATTACTAGCGCCATCTCTAATAAAATCACGGATATTAAAAACACCATCATCAAACAAGCAGTTTTTTAACATTCCAGTAGATGTAATTCGAATACGATTACAATCATTACAAATGGTTCTTGTAAAGGCTGGAATAATTCCAATACTTCCTTTAAAATTAGAAACCTGATAATTTCTAGAGGTAGATGATTTTTTTGCAGATACTTCAACTACCTCAAACTCCGATTTGATTTCCTGTAAAATTCTATTAAAATTCCATGATTCTCCAAGTTCACGCTGGCCATTTCCATTAAAAGGCATTTCTTCAATAAATCGTACTACAACATTTTTATCTTTAGTTAAACGTACAAAGTCATTAATTTCATTAGTATTAAAACCAGATTGTACTACCACATTTAACTTCAGATTTAAACTACTTTCTTCTAACAGTTCAAGTGTTTTATAAACTTCAGAAAAAACATTTCTCCTTGTTATTTGGTGAAACTTATCTGATTGTAAACTATCAATACTTAAATTAATAGTTTTAACCTTATTAAGTTTCACAATAGTTTCAATATGTTTTCGTATTAAAGCTCCATTGGTAGTTACATTAATTATGTTTAATAAATCATTGAAAGAAAGCATTTCTAAAAACTTCACAAAAT encodes the following:
- a CDS encoding peptidase domain-containing ABC transporter; translated protein: MENINLSYKKFPFFKQLESADCGPTCLKMIAKFYGKKVDIHSLRELCHINKNGVNFADLIDASNKLGFETVPVKITLHQLIHQAPKPCLLHWKDNHYVVFLGTTKKGEIVIADPGFGKLKLNKSDVLKFWKQDANNKGIALLLEPNDNFSTEEIKTNQEFEKVKYFMKYLKPFKTKFAFLLLLLLGIAGISVFYPLINEKLVDQGISNNNIQFVVYLLIAQLVLYTSTNVLEFFQGWIFLKVNTRLSINLISDFLKKLITMPLSFFDSKLTTDIMLRVDDHNRIEEFFSNHSLQFCVSIIVFIIYSILLLNYSSLVFGFFLFVSALSILWVYRFQNQRKYIDYKRFEIETENKNILYEIVNGISDLKINNATTYKTSQWQKTETDLFELNKKTMLLELKQSIGINYMSQLKNTLIIGYVAYLVIGGELTFGALLSISFIIGQLTLPIESFIQYLYSYQDASISIDRLSDVYRKKDEEQLFLEHKQQEETDNFPNNNAISFTNARYSYLGPNSPSLFENLNINFPLNKVTAIVGTSGSGKTTIIKLLLKYYQLLEGEIRYKGKNVDSIEPNKWRDLISVVFQEGYIFSDSVQGNITLGAEFDKQRFEKAVYLSNSYEFINKLPQKELTKIGENGLGLSKGQIQRILIARAMYKDPEIIILDEATSALDAENERIIHDNLQEFFKNRTVIIIAHRLSTVKNADKIIVLKNGKVIEEGPHKMLVEEKGDYYSLVKNQLELGN
- a CDS encoding cytochrome c, translating into MSIKNKMLLSYAIAFLGVVYIIVLPNLSLTKKEVIECGTITPRCGNVLNEYQREGKKLFRILCASCHKIDKKLIGPALGNIKIDSLALYKYLSKTDTINFHTPRFEQVDIENIGMLLSYIKDE
- a CDS encoding NTP transferase domain-containing protein, with the protein product MDKKHTKHTNLLRKHNDNFAPNEVAVLGTKCSTIADLVYKVSAKLSTYNLGYFDASHAKDVASNILTEYTFHHEGNLQITTSSSINKYEQRLQFYNHDLVFVNGNHYEGAKQILILDKEKEASIKKRLHQLTNIQFIIKLSEDTVYFDCLLEKFPNIKNLTSYHINEVDKITNHIQGLVEEHIAPVNGLVLIGGKSTRMGTNKSELNYFGKPQKEYAKELLENCSLKTYYSVQQNNEIETEIPDTFVNLGPFGGICSAFQKNPNTAWLVMATDVPFVNEELIKLLLQKRNPSKVATAIKGKGKEFPEPLITIYEPKAYGKLLQYLAQGYSCPRKMLINSEVELVEVDDSFIRNINTPEEYEMAQEELRNN
- the moaC gene encoding cyclic pyranopterin monophosphate synthase MoaC; this encodes MSFTHLNEKNQPKMVNVSDKKVTKRVAIAKATMFLGEEVINHFTNDELITKKGPVFQTAIIAGIQAVKKTSDIIPMCHPLLINGVDIDITIVDDMHIEVFCKVTIEGKTGVEMEALTGASATCLTIYDMCKAISQKMVIKEVKLVEKTGGKSDIKNG
- a CDS encoding molybdopterin molybdotransferase MoeA; this encodes MISVKEATDKILNHTRDFGEEEIPFIDAVGRVLKEDIIADRDFPPFNRVAMDGIAINYRFFEYGVRDFKIEGIQPAGSAQEKMENATHCYEVMTGAVLPENTDTVIRYEDVEVNTLMATVTVDTIKEGQNIHYQGSDKEQGTVLIKKNTIVSPAEIGVLATVGKSKVKVAKQPKVMIVSTGDELVGVEETPLAHQIRRSNVYTLVSLLDRLKIPSETVHLTDDKEVLKEKIKEYLKEYDALLFSGAVSKGKFDFLPEVLDGLGVEKLFHKVAQRPGKPFWSGITDNCCVFAFPGNPVSTFVNGMAYFYPWYYKSVGVAQKIEAAVLTEDVIFKPNLTYFLQVKLSVENSELKATPVKANGSGDLASLIDADGFIELPKTEEITFKKGTVFPVILYRNF
- the moaA gene encoding GTP 3',8-cyclase MoaA, giving the protein MQKLIDSFGRQIDYVRLAVTDRCNLRCQYCMPAHGIEIVPRKELLTYKEMYRIIRVLTELGVTKVRLTGGEPFVRKDFVKFLEMLSFNDLLNIINVTTNGALIRKHIETIVKLNKVKTINLSIDSLQSDKFHQITRRNVFSEVYKTLELLEESSLNLKLNVVVQSGFNTNEINDFVRLTKDKNVVVRFIEEMPFNGNGQRELGESWNFNRILQEIKSEFEVVEVSAKKSSTSRNYQVSNFKGSIGIIPAFTRTICNDCNRIRITSTGMLKNCLFDDGVFNIRDFIRDGASNEDLKELFLSLVKQKPKNGFVAEANRTKGKVSESMSTIGG